The genome window cctgtgcttccatcgctcgtctatcgtgggcagctctccagggccccgtggtcgaaacactcctagctccgtctgatgctcggcggataagaagctgtgATGCTTCTTATCCACTGCAGGGTCTAGAATctcgggggtcgcagggtccgccatatctgcatttcaaagacatgtacattaatgcattgttagatatagacagtaacaatatactttgaatgcaaattcactgtatcactatatgcaacattaacacACTGCGACAGTGACCTACAAATGAAGGTTCAAATGGTACAAATCGAGCACAACGCACCATAAATCTCATCTAGACAGCAGGTGCATCACCAGGTgtatttttgggacaatacttgtacgtgtgacctgtttcattgcactgactgcatcgcttgaccctagggccagcctcggattcatccatatcattgcgaatccgacgagtttgtcttcagattaattaacaacaataaaaagaaaaaaaagacttacccaAAAATAATCTTCGAATCCGCggctcaaatgcagcagggtTTCACCGGGCTCTCttcttcccctctcctctcctctcttctcctccctcttctcaactttttcttttttctgaataaaatgagATTTTGGGCTAATTTTAGCCCCTTTTATAGAAGAGGCCGGGATGGGGGGAACCGAGCGACGCGAGCGGAAAGCCCCTTACCGCCTCCTGAGAGAGCGGTAAGGACTCCTACCCTctccctcagggggcggtaagggcttGGCACGGGCGGGCAGGCTGTACCCACCCTCTGAGGGAGCGGTTAGGCctcccgccctctcaggggcggttaggtggcctaaccgccctctcagagggctgtagatatctagttttgtaatttctcCTAcagagaatctatttatttaaatttttaataaaaaaatataaaaaaaaactcatcaaCTCATTGGGTGTGTCATGGGCTGAAAATTAGACTGGCCCAAGTTGGGTTCGGCCGGGGTATGACAGGTAATCAATTGTTCTAGCCTTTTTAGGCATAGAAATCAATAGTTCTAGCCTTTTGAGGCTCTACATCTGAAAGCTCCGGTCTTGCTCCTCCTCCACGACGGAGGTGAGACTGAGACCATGGGGAAGAAAACGCACAAGGAAGATGGAGCGGAACTCGTCGGGCGATGGAGTAGCCGAGCGCGGAGCTGAAGTCCGGCCCGCGAGCGGTGCCAAGGCCGGCGGGGCGGCGACGGGAACTATTGGGGAGCTCAAGGGAAGCTCCCGTGCACAGGAGGATGAGTTGACTAGAAGGAGAAGCAGGCGGAGGGGCAGACTCAGCGCACCGCACGGAGGGGCGTAGGCgcgcgaggaggaagaaggagctcAGAATAGGAGGGCGGGCGGGTCACGGTCAATGCCGAAGATTCGCGTTCACCATCGGAGTCAGCGAGTACTCTCTTTGCACCGAAAAACCCAAACAAAGACCACGTTGCGAATAACCAAAAACATCATCAGTCTGCAACGCACGCACGCCAAAATCGCCCTCATCACAAACATAAACAGCACCGAGGGATGCAGCAAGCGTCGCTGGACCTGGGGCAGGAGCAGGTGCAGTCGCACGAGCAGCGCGGGCACGGCACGCAGCAGCCGCAGCCCGCGTACACGACGCGGCaccggcagcagcagcacagcCGCCTCAGCCCGGCGCAGGAGCAGCTCGGCGGCCTCTTGATCCGGATCGGCGAGCAGCCACCGCAACAGCAGATCCACGAGAGGTAGCTCAGGCACGTCTTTGCCCTGCAGAAACGTTGACTCGGTGATTATTATTCCGCACAACGTCATTGAACTGATGACTATTTAACGTCAACTTCAGGAATTATTAAGCCAATTAATTAGTAACAATGGTTCTGAAAAGTGTCATGTAGATGTTTTATTAGTAGCAATGAGTTGATTGTTCTTCAAATGTGATTTGTGTTTTTTGCACTTACTTTTTCTGTCCTACAAAAGAGGAGACTAGTAAAGTTGCTCTATTTGAACAGACTATACTGAAGAATCAGAAAATGGACAATTTGTTTTCTCATTAAATAGGCATGCAGTTTTATGCCAAGGAACTAAGAAATAATTTGCTGCCTAGTTAAAACAAAATCTCCATACGCAATACAAAATTCAGGATATATATTCATGCACggatacactactacagaattacATTTATATGCCGACTCATCACTGTATGTTTCTtacaagccggcagtgatgaatatcactgtcagtttgtaTTATGAACTGGTACTAAAAAGTCATTCgaaaagaaccgacagtgaaaattCACCATCACTACCGTCTCTAGCTACAAGCATCACTGCAAGTTGGTGgctagaaccagcagtgatagtcaagttttcactgccggctctaaccatgagccaacagtgatactatcattgtcggcttgtagttagagccggcagtgatattagATGACAgcttattataaaaaattcataattttttcatacaaagtcggatgaggataaactttatatcaaaattgtagccctcgacgagttttacaattttgtagttgaaaacttttcatttgatatcatttagacATCCAAATAgttatttgaagtttcagataaaagatgtcaaaaggattgcatatgctaatggtatcactagtacttttatggtgagatggtaaggaccTATCGCACGAGTTGAGAGGTTCCGAGTTCTAGTGCTATGAACCTCACACGCacgtatttcgcgcgaaaaatcttgtgacttgcgacggcgCGGGCATGGGGTTCTTcaggtgaaattttttttttaactttttcagccacaaaaagatcgattcggcacccgactatcactgccgctAAAGCCTACTATCACTGCTGACTGAAGCCcacagtcggcagtgataactgatagtgataatcaggactatcactgcccgttgcccactgctgaCTCCGAAACTAGTAGTAAAACCCctttatgaaccgacagtgaaggagtttttttaagtagtgataGTCCTGAACATATTGAGAATCATAGCTCAGAATTAAGTATAGTTCAGAATCGTTTGGTTGATCGTACCCACTTAAGTTTGAGTCTCGGACTCAGCACGCGTGCTCACCTTTCTCCCAGGATTAAATTCTCAGTAGAAATAGTTTATGCAAATGTGAATACGTTCggtgatcaaaatatataccgGCGTTGTAGGCCTTCAATCCGGTTTGGATGTGTACTAGACACACCCATGTAGGTATATGTGTTCGTGTGCGTGGTATGTGTGAATCTATCCGACTTGTACTTAGAAAAATGAATGTTAACACACTAGAGGTGAGTTTTTCCATTCTGTGTTGATTAATCTTTCTCATGTGTCCTTTCGGGAATAATTAACAAGAAAGAACATAATTATGAGTCGAAAGAACCAAAAACATTAAGAATTGGGAATAAAGAAAGTACCGGAACTTCTTCAAAAACTGGTGAGGTTGATCATTACTTCGTTTCTCTGACCGACTGCTTTTAAAGAGAGAGTAAGAAAATGTGTGCCATTTATGTGAAGTTAAAGACAAATTCTCAACCTGAAAATTCATACATCGTTATGAATGGATCGGGATTTGTTCCCACGAATTCATCAATCCTGCAAAGAGGCAATCAACATAATCATCTTTCTCCACGTTCTCAACAACAGCCGCGATTCAGGTGTGCTTTGCATGCACTGGAAACTTGAATTAACCAATTATCTTTGGATAATTTGAATGAAACTAATAGGAAACAAATTCAAAGCACAATAACCCAAAGCGTGCTACTCAAAACATGAGGTTTACATGTTAATGCAGTTTCACGATACTGGCAATTTCTTTTTGAGGAATTGATACAGGCAAACTTACTAACATAATTCTAAGTAGTGTGTGTCTTCTGCACATCCCTGCGAAAAGCTGGTTTGCGCTGAGTTTTTTAGTAGTTTGCCTCTAACATGCTGATTTACATGCATACTTGAACGGAGAATATGATTTGAAGTCTCAACAGAAAATTCACTAATTTTTCAGTTATTCTTGTAAAATGACAAGTATCTGGGCGTCCTTGACAGTACTCAAGTTTTCCTAACAGCACCACATAATTAGTCAAGAATAAGAAATTGCAATATTTCTGCAGCTTACTCATTGCCCAAAAACAAACAACCGCATCTTACTCTTTGCAGCATCTGGAGGCAGCGTGGGCCCCTTCAATGGAACTTATTTCACCCTACAAGGAAATTGTTTTCTTGAGTTAAATTTTGTGTTTTAggattataatattttattggtAACAGTATTATTATACAGTAAGGAAAAGCCATGTGTTCAGCCTGTCAACTTTTCAGGTGTGTCTGGGATATTTTTAACACACAACACACCCAAAAAGTTAAGTACTGCAGAGAATCAGAGGGTTTCCCAATATTTTAACGAGGTACTGCAATCTTACAACCACACTCCAACATTGGCATGAACATTTTTGTTCCAAAACAGCATAATACATTAAACAAATAACGAGGATGCATATCATGCATATCAAGAAATTCATAGTTTGAATTAAAAGAGCGGGAGCAGATTAACATTTTCATGACTTTGTTGCTCCAAGATCAATAGATAGCATATATGTGATCGGTAAGTCTGTGTTTTTTGTTATATATATCATTATCAGAACATCAATTTGCATTGAAATGAGTTTGTCAACCACATTATAGACTGGCCCATGCCTGCAAGGTTTTTCTTCTGGCACTAAAGAGTATAttcattaataaaaaaatcaagaatatatattttattgctAGCTCTTAGTGAACAGGTTGGACAGGATGAATGGCTAAAATCTGGAGCAGTCCCAGTACCATCAGTCCATCACAAGCAGCTCTATGCTTAGTATGTGCCTACATACAAATTTGGAAGTTCATGAGCTGGATGGACCCTTTTTGAAAGGCAAGGAGCAAATGGCTAGTCGGCGCAGTACGATAATCGCGGCTTATTAAGCGCATGTCATTATCATCGTAAAGCACCACTCCAATACAGATAGTGTAAGAATTTACAGAATGGCTAATAAGTTCTAGCCACATGCATGCTGATATTTAGATGGCCTACCGGTCAAAGTCAAGGTCAAAATCAAGGAGAGGCGTACATGATTAGTCAAACCGAGCTTAATTAGTAACTTATTAACCATGTATGCCATATGATATAAAAAATGAAGGTGAAATAATCAAGGCGTGGACCTTCCATCATCATCGCGTAGATCTTAGACCCCTAAACCCTATAACACAACCCCTTCACATCACAATAGTTCACTtctctgagagagagagagagagagagagaggcctcCAGCTCCAGCAGGATAGGATGGAGTTCGAAATGGTAGGCAAAAGGAATAAAAGGGCAGAGTTATCCTAGCTTGACACGCGCGCAAATCCATGGTACGATCCGCACGTGCCCAGAGGAAGCCAAGCGATTAAACTGATTAACTACGAGCGATCCAGTTAACGGTCTTATGATCACTCGTCCTAACTAAGCATTTCAGTTCTTGCTAGATCTCACATGCAATTAATTTGGTTGACCCACACACATTTTGTTAACATCTCTTTTACTACTACTACTTTTTTCTTTCTAGTGCAGTGGAGAacggtatatatatatatatatatatatatatatatattggggGAGGAGAAAAAATAAATGGTGTGAATGTGTGCAAGAATTGAAGTGGGTGATGTACACAGTTGATGCAGTAGTACCTCGAGGAAGCCGATCTCCCGGTGGAGCGCGTCGACGGCGAGCTGCAGGCGGTGGCGGCCGCAGGGGTCGGGCGAGGCCGGCGGCGACTTGGgcctcggcgccgccgccgc of Phragmites australis chromosome 3, lpPhrAust1.1, whole genome shotgun sequence contains these proteins:
- the LOC133911101 gene encoding guanine nucleotide-binding protein subunit gamma 3-like, producing the protein MAMAAAAPRPKSPPASPDPCGRHRLQLAVDALHREIGFLEGEISSIEGAHAASRCCKEIDEFVGTNPDPFITIRSEKRSNDQPHQFLKKFRAKTCLSYLSWICCCGGCSPIRIKRPPSCSCAGLRRLCCCCRCRVVYAGCGCCVPCPRCSCDCTCSCPRSSDACCIPRCCLCL